From a region of the Blastopirellula marina genome:
- a CDS encoding SGNH/GDSL hydrolase family protein, protein MRTWFLALLLCGLSVSPTLAQEKAKPDPFRDPFANPVDNAQLPRVLIVGDSISIGYTPRVRKLLDGKANVHRPNTNCRWSAFGAEHIDQWVGDSKWDVVHFNFGLWDWYGWSQSVKATPESYAKSLDTIVTKLKAKTDATLIFGVTTPPCIGPEKKVKFVVSEAQAQEFNAAAIAVMNKHGVTINNLYEVIGDDRAKYQLGEDDVHYNDAGRDRLAAAVADKILVAVKAKP, encoded by the coding sequence ATGCGAACCTGGTTTTTGGCTCTTTTGTTATGCGGCCTCTCTGTTTCACCAACTCTGGCTCAAGAGAAAGCGAAGCCGGATCCGTTTCGCGATCCGTTTGCCAACCCGGTCGATAACGCCCAACTGCCTCGCGTGTTGATCGTGGGGGATTCGATCTCGATCGGTTACACGCCGCGCGTTCGCAAGCTGCTCGACGGTAAAGCCAACGTCCATCGCCCCAACACCAATTGCCGCTGGTCCGCATTCGGTGCCGAGCACATCGACCAGTGGGTGGGGGATTCGAAGTGGGACGTCGTTCATTTCAATTTCGGCTTGTGGGACTGGTACGGCTGGAGCCAGTCCGTCAAAGCCACGCCTGAGTCGTACGCGAAAAGCCTCGACACGATCGTCACCAAGCTGAAGGCCAAGACCGACGCCACGCTGATCTTCGGTGTGACGACGCCCCCCTGCATCGGTCCGGAAAAGAAGGTGAAGTTCGTCGTCAGCGAAGCCCAGGCCCAAGAGTTCAACGCCGCCGCCATCGCCGTGATGAACAAGCACGGCGTAACGATCAACAACCTCTACGAAGTGATCGGCGACGACCGAGCCAAGTACCAACTGGGCGAAGACGACGTCCACTACAACGACGCCGGCCGAGACCGCCTGGCCGCCGCAGTGGCCGATAAGATTTTGGTCGCGGTGAAAGCTAAGCCATAA
- a CDS encoding carbon storage regulator has translation MLVLSRKVGDSIKIGDNIEIVVNRISGNRVTIGVDAPKDVRILRGEVELELDEDAVLALTGLMNANQSSYSHSAS, from the coding sequence ATGTTAGTTCTGAGTCGAAAAGTTGGCGATTCCATCAAGATTGGCGACAACATCGAAATCGTCGTGAATCGCATTTCTGGCAATCGAGTCACCATTGGTGTTGATGCTCCGAAGGATGTCCGTATCCTGCGTGGTGAAGTCGAACTGGAACTCGACGAAGACGCTGTCCTGGCCCTGACTGGCCTGATGAACGCGAATCAATCCAGCTATAGCCACTCTGCCAGCTAA
- the surE gene encoding 5'/3'-nucleotidase SurE, whose translation MKILLANDDGIYAPGLAAMEKALRAIGDVTVIAPATEQSGVGHSITFLSPLVCKEIYDGDRKRGYAVEGSPADCVKLGVVELMDERPDLIVSGINGGLNAGINVLYSGTVGAAIEGAFFGITSIAVSLEWDEHAQFDRAAEMARQIISQILEHKSKSPRLYNLNIPTPATKLPPGEAELKIVPMGVARYGEHFIKRKDPRNRDYYWATGDPRPEHGEEETDLSALEKGYLTLTPLHFDMTERAQIDEMKPWNLKVLD comes from the coding sequence ATGAAAATTCTTCTAGCGAATGACGACGGCATTTACGCACCTGGCCTGGCGGCCATGGAAAAGGCGTTGCGGGCCATTGGGGATGTGACCGTGATTGCTCCGGCAACCGAGCAGAGCGGGGTAGGGCACTCGATTACCTTCTTGTCGCCGCTGGTCTGCAAAGAGATCTACGATGGCGATCGAAAGCGCGGCTATGCCGTGGAAGGGAGCCCGGCCGACTGCGTGAAGCTGGGGGTGGTCGAACTGATGGACGAGCGGCCTGACCTGATTGTCAGCGGCATCAACGGCGGACTGAACGCCGGGATCAACGTGCTTTACTCCGGCACAGTCGGGGCGGCAATCGAAGGAGCCTTCTTTGGCATCACCAGCATTGCCGTGTCGCTGGAATGGGACGAGCATGCTCAATTCGACCGGGCAGCGGAGATGGCTCGGCAGATCATCAGCCAGATCCTCGAGCACAAATCGAAGTCTCCCAGGCTGTATAACCTGAACATTCCCACCCCCGCCACGAAACTACCGCCGGGCGAGGCCGAACTGAAGATCGTGCCGATGGGGGTGGCCCGCTACGGCGAGCACTTCATCAAGCGGAAAGACCCCCGAAACCGTGACTATTACTGGGCTACCGGCGATCCTCGGCCAGAGCATGGCGAGGAAGAAACCGATCTCTCGGCGCTCGAAAAAGGGTATCTGACCCTCACGCCGCTGCACTTCGACATGACCGAACGTGCGCAAATCGACGAAATGAAGCCTTGGAATCTGAAAGTCCTTGATTAG
- a CDS encoding aminotransferase class V-fold PLP-dependent enzyme, whose protein sequence is MLPRSFTISDRNDLPPFDPRWSEWPLPDDPAVREALLRAYQDGSWGRYHGPHVEQLEAELAVFHEVPASLSCASGTIAVQIALRGLNLPEGSEVILAAYDFPGNFRAIQDSGLFPVLVDINPRTWCLDAETIEAAISKKTSAVIVSHLHGGIADMPVIREMADRRGIAIVEDACQAPGGKLNGNRLGTFGDVGVLSFGGSKLLTAGRGGAILTQRAEVLQRAKIFCERGNHAFPLSELQAAVLLPQLKRLVAQNEARFHNVQRLRELLAASEDQLQPIELHPDGEPAFYKHAWLASSEQVASLLVTKAEAAGVPLASGFRGFTKRPSSQARKVGTLQSAECASSRTLILHHPILLQAPVAIDWIAQWISRELDAAIRSGTSPDSESI, encoded by the coding sequence TTGCTGCCAAGGAGTTTTACGATCAGCGATCGCAACGATCTTCCTCCGTTTGATCCCCGTTGGAGCGAGTGGCCCCTGCCCGATGACCCGGCCGTTCGAGAGGCCCTGCTCCGCGCTTACCAGGACGGCAGTTGGGGCCGCTATCATGGTCCCCATGTCGAGCAGCTCGAAGCTGAACTGGCCGTGTTCCACGAGGTGCCAGCATCGCTGTCGTGTGCCTCGGGCACCATCGCCGTACAGATCGCTCTACGTGGTTTGAACTTACCGGAAGGATCTGAAGTGATTCTGGCGGCGTACGATTTCCCTGGGAACTTCCGCGCCATTCAAGACAGCGGGCTGTTTCCGGTGTTGGTCGATATCAACCCACGTACCTGGTGCTTGGATGCCGAGACGATTGAAGCGGCCATCAGCAAGAAGACTTCGGCCGTGATCGTTTCGCACCTGCATGGAGGCATCGCCGACATGCCTGTAATCCGTGAAATGGCCGATCGCCGCGGGATTGCCATCGTGGAAGATGCCTGTCAGGCCCCCGGTGGCAAGCTCAACGGCAATCGCTTGGGGACCTTTGGCGACGTAGGTGTGCTCAGCTTCGGGGGAAGCAAGCTGCTGACGGCCGGAAGAGGCGGAGCGATTCTGACCCAACGGGCCGAAGTGCTACAGCGGGCCAAGATCTTCTGCGAACGGGGAAATCACGCGTTTCCGTTGAGCGAACTGCAAGCGGCCGTGCTGCTACCGCAACTAAAACGACTCGTCGCGCAGAATGAGGCGAGATTTCATAACGTGCAAAGACTGCGGGAACTTCTCGCAGCAAGCGAAGACCAATTGCAGCCCATTGAGTTACACCCAGATGGTGAGCCAGCATTCTACAAGCACGCCTGGCTGGCCAGTTCAGAGCAAGTTGCCAGCTTGCTGGTGACCAAAGCAGAAGCAGCGGGAGTGCCACTGGCAAGTGGGTTTCGTGGTTTTACGAAACGCCCAAGTAGTCAGGCTCGTAAAGTGGGAACCCTGCAATCGGCTGAGTGTGCCTCGTCCCGAACGTTGATTCTTCACCATCCCATCCTGCTGCAAGCGCCAGTGGCAATCGATTGGATTGCCCAGTGGATCTCGCGAGAACTGGATGCCGCGATCCGAAGCGGGACTAGCCCTGACAGCGAGAGCATCTGA
- a CDS encoding sulfatase-like hydrolase/transferase: MKRLSLFIALLLLAIGSQVTSAQELPNFLVIQCDDLGYGDLQCYGHPSIKTPNLNKLASQGVRFTSCYSAAPVCSPSRAGLVTGQTPTQVGIYDWIPGGSPMHVKASEHTVAKLLKSAGYQTGLFGKWHCNGMFNSPKQPQPGDLGFDYWFATQNNAAPSHENPKNFVRNGKEVGPTTGFSCQVVAAEASHWLEDINDDGKPFFALVTFHEPHEPIASPDDLVNTYPDADKRGQALYYANVTNMDRAVGSLMQTLDKLGLADNTLVLFTSDNGPETLDRYPNAWRSHGSPGPLRGMKLHIYDGGIRVPGIARFPGKLDAGIESDVPVCSLDILPTFCEMAGVEIPADAQLDGTSLVGLFRGQPIQRAKPLFWHYYRAYDNAKVAVRDGDWKLVALWDQGEVKPGAAYQKGDYSKIKDAKFTAFELYNLTEDIGETKDVSADHPQIVAQLKKALLEKYDQATANAPDWFAEAN, translated from the coding sequence ATGAAGCGACTTTCCCTTTTCATCGCGCTGCTTCTGCTCGCGATTGGCTCGCAGGTGACTTCCGCTCAAGAACTGCCTAACTTCCTGGTCATCCAGTGCGACGACCTCGGCTACGGCGACTTGCAGTGCTACGGCCACCCCTCGATCAAAACGCCCAACCTCAACAAGCTGGCCTCGCAAGGGGTTCGCTTTACGTCGTGCTACAGCGCCGCGCCGGTCTGTTCGCCATCGCGTGCTGGCCTGGTCACGGGGCAAACGCCGACGCAGGTAGGAATCTACGATTGGATCCCCGGTGGTTCCCCCATGCATGTGAAAGCCAGCGAGCACACCGTCGCGAAGCTGCTTAAATCGGCCGGCTACCAGACGGGGCTCTTTGGCAAGTGGCACTGCAACGGCATGTTCAATTCCCCCAAGCAGCCGCAGCCGGGGGATCTTGGTTTCGACTATTGGTTCGCCACGCAGAACAACGCGGCCCCTTCGCACGAGAACCCCAAGAACTTCGTCCGTAACGGCAAAGAGGTTGGCCCCACGACCGGTTTCTCCTGCCAGGTAGTGGCCGCTGAGGCCAGCCACTGGCTCGAAGACATCAACGACGACGGCAAGCCTTTCTTCGCCCTGGTCACCTTTCACGAACCGCACGAGCCGATCGCTTCGCCGGACGACCTGGTGAACACCTATCCCGACGCCGACAAACGCGGCCAGGCGTTGTACTACGCCAACGTGACCAACATGGACCGGGCTGTCGGCAGCTTGATGCAGACGCTCGACAAGCTGGGCCTGGCCGACAACACGCTTGTGCTATTCACCAGCGACAACGGGCCGGAAACGCTCGATCGCTATCCCAATGCCTGGCGTTCGCACGGTTCGCCTGGCCCGCTGCGAGGGATGAAGCTGCACATCTACGATGGTGGAATTCGTGTGCCCGGCATTGCTCGCTTCCCCGGGAAGCTCGACGCCGGGATCGAGTCGGACGTGCCGGTCTGTTCGCTCGATATCCTTCCCACGTTCTGCGAAATGGCTGGCGTCGAGATTCCGGCCGATGCGCAGCTCGACGGCACCAGCCTGGTCGGGCTCTTCCGTGGCCAGCCGATCCAGCGCGCCAAGCCGCTGTTCTGGCACTACTATCGAGCCTACGACAATGCCAAGGTCGCCGTGCGTGACGGGGACTGGAAGCTGGTCGCCCTGTGGGACCAAGGGGAAGTCAAACCTGGTGCCGCCTATCAAAAGGGAGACTACTCGAAGATCAAAGACGCGAAGTTCACCGCGTTCGAGCTTTACAACCTGACCGAAGATATCGGCGAGACCAAAGATGTTTCGGCCGATCATCCCCAGATCGTTGCCCAGTTGAAGAAGGCCTTGCTTGAGAAGTACGACCAGGCCACGGCCAATGCACCGGACTGGTTCGCGGAAGCCAATTAG
- a CDS encoding tetratricopeptide repeat protein produces MIVLSLVLLRPALGLAQDDAFDKLNVQLRGALDKDDHQQAITLLDEMIKLKPAIPNLYYYRATENFFAENFRQSVDDFDQLIKLQPARSDSLWERGISCYYAGDYADGAKQFLDYQNYHDQDVENSVWRYLCLAKSDSLAKARETLINIERDSRPGLQEVLELYRGNVTPEKLLEQMEATKLTGEAAAGYRFYTLLYVGLYYVAEGKDDLAAKYLKMAADPKLLEAGPSRISTYMWETAGIAHRDILRRQKQQADGEK; encoded by the coding sequence TTGATAGTCCTTAGCCTGGTGCTTCTCCGCCCGGCTCTCGGGCTTGCCCAAGACGACGCGTTCGACAAGCTGAACGTGCAGCTTCGCGGGGCCCTCGACAAAGACGATCACCAGCAGGCGATCACTCTGCTGGACGAGATGATCAAGCTCAAGCCGGCCATTCCGAATCTGTATTACTACCGTGCAACTGAAAACTTTTTTGCCGAGAACTTCCGCCAGTCGGTCGACGACTTCGATCAACTGATCAAACTGCAGCCAGCCCGTAGCGATAGCCTGTGGGAACGCGGCATCTCGTGCTATTACGCCGGCGACTATGCCGACGGAGCGAAGCAGTTTCTCGACTATCAGAACTACCACGATCAAGACGTCGAGAACTCGGTCTGGCGCTACTTGTGCCTGGCCAAGTCCGATAGCCTCGCGAAGGCCCGCGAGACGCTGATCAACATCGAACGCGACTCGCGACCCGGCCTGCAAGAAGTACTGGAACTCTATCGCGGCAACGTGACCCCAGAGAAACTGCTCGAGCAGATGGAAGCCACCAAGCTCACCGGCGAAGCCGCCGCTGGCTATCGCTTCTACACTCTGCTTTATGTCGGGCTGTATTACGTCGCCGAAGGAAAGGACGACCTGGCGGCCAAGTACCTGAAGATGGCCGCCGATCCCAAGCTGTTGGAAGCCGGTCCTTCGCGGATCAGCACCTACATGTGGGAGACCGCCGGTATCGCCCATCGCGATATTCTCCGGCGTCAAAAGCAGCAGGCCGACGGCGAAAAGTAG